A single region of the Streptomyces caelestis genome encodes:
- a CDS encoding glycoside hydrolase family 12 protein has protein sequence MASRTLSRVTKALLAPALALGATIGLASAPASAAVWNSCDQWGNTSLNGYTLYNNIWGSGAGSQCIWANSGTNWGVWANHPNTGGIKSYPNSKKVINKSIDSLRSLSSNYNVSVPSSGAYNSSYDVWDTDYDYEIMLWVNYNGAVGPIGTSQGSVTLGGHTWNVYKGSNGSNEVFSFLRTSDSNSGTVNILPILKWIKDTKRWMGNETIGDVQFGYEVTSSSGGLNFTTNNLTVSSS, from the coding sequence ATGGCATCACGCACCTTGAGCAGGGTCACCAAGGCCCTGCTCGCCCCCGCCCTGGCGCTCGGCGCCACCATAGGGCTCGCCTCCGCCCCCGCCTCCGCCGCCGTCTGGAACTCCTGCGACCAGTGGGGCAACACGAGCCTGAACGGCTACACGCTCTACAACAACATCTGGGGCTCCGGCGCCGGCAGCCAGTGCATCTGGGCCAACTCCGGCACCAACTGGGGTGTCTGGGCCAACCACCCCAACACCGGTGGCATCAAGTCGTACCCGAACTCCAAGAAGGTGATCAACAAGTCGATCGACTCGCTGCGTTCCCTCTCCAGCAACTACAACGTCTCCGTTCCGTCGTCCGGCGCGTACAACTCCTCGTACGACGTCTGGGACACGGACTACGACTACGAGATCATGCTCTGGGTGAACTACAACGGAGCGGTCGGCCCGATCGGCACCTCCCAGGGCTCCGTCACCCTCGGCGGCCACACCTGGAACGTCTACAAGGGCAGCAACGGCAGCAACGAGGTCTTCTCGTTCCTGCGGACGTCCGACTCCAACTCCGGCACCGTCAACATCCTGCCGATCCTGAAGTGGATCAAGGACACCAAGCGCTGGATGGGCAACGAGACCATCGGTGACGTGCAGTTCGGCTACGAGGTCACCTCGTCCTCCGGCGGACTCAACTTCACCACGAACAACCTGACGGTCAGCAGCAGCTGA
- a CDS encoding sulfotransferase family protein, with the protein MSTSPLALTLANLLLRPGFGSRRDPGRIFDRIVVEAGEAPGDREFVDDFRSLLGWWAKAENLTPVGWQSAQVHVRRQLANRARVRRLIAEHPEIEREPIEKPVFVVGLPRTATTVTHSVLSISDEHRCPLLWELLGPDLELPPRQRRKAITAGRRLVQGTDLFAPRFRDIHAMAAEGPEECTFALPHALMPFSQARIPEYLAWHCERDFTADYRYLKQVYQVLQYGRPRRRWMLKSPMHLENLDALRTVFPDATIVWCHRDPVTVVASFCSLIEHGMAVSTRPLDLAGIGATWLGLLSRAMTRGLTARPAIPAEQLVDAPYSWLGSDPATGAPKLYAAVGARWTEADAARLPAAVARPQGARKHTYELSRYGLTRAEVESAFAEYNALRAEVDRA; encoded by the coding sequence GTGTCCACGTCACCACTCGCCCTCACGCTGGCGAACCTGTTGCTGCGGCCGGGCTTCGGATCCCGTCGGGACCCGGGCCGGATCTTCGACCGCATCGTGGTGGAGGCCGGTGAGGCGCCGGGAGACCGGGAGTTCGTCGACGACTTCCGGTCGCTGCTGGGGTGGTGGGCGAAGGCCGAGAACCTCACCCCGGTCGGCTGGCAGTCGGCGCAGGTCCATGTGCGCCGGCAGCTCGCCAACCGGGCCCGCGTCCGGCGGCTGATCGCCGAGCATCCGGAGATCGAGCGGGAGCCGATCGAGAAGCCGGTGTTCGTCGTGGGGCTGCCGCGCACCGCCACCACGGTCACGCACTCCGTACTGTCGATCTCGGACGAGCACCGGTGTCCCCTGCTGTGGGAACTGCTCGGACCCGACCTGGAGCTGCCTCCCCGGCAGCGGCGCAAGGCGATCACGGCCGGGCGCCGGCTGGTGCAGGGCACGGACCTCTTCGCGCCGCGTTTCCGCGACATCCACGCGATGGCCGCCGAGGGCCCCGAGGAGTGCACGTTCGCGCTCCCGCACGCCCTGATGCCGTTCTCCCAGGCCCGTATCCCCGAGTACCTGGCCTGGCACTGCGAGCGGGACTTCACGGCCGACTACCGGTACCTCAAGCAGGTCTACCAGGTGCTGCAGTACGGCCGTCCGCGGCGGCGCTGGATGCTGAAGTCGCCCATGCACCTGGAGAACCTGGACGCGCTGCGCACGGTCTTCCCCGACGCCACGATCGTGTGGTGCCACCGCGATCCGGTCACCGTCGTGGCGTCCTTCTGCTCGCTGATCGAGCACGGCATGGCCGTCAGCACCCGCCCGCTCGACCTGGCCGGCATCGGCGCCACCTGGCTCGGACTGCTGAGCCGTGCCATGACGCGCGGTCTCACGGCCCGGCCCGCCATACCGGCGGAGCAGCTGGTGGACGCGCCGTACTCCTGGCTCGGCTCCGACCCCGCCACCGGTGCCCCGAAGCTGTACGCGGCCGTCGGCGCCCGCTGGACCGAGGCCGACGCGGCCCGGCTCCCCGCGGCCGTCGCCCGCCCCCAGGGCGCCCGCAAGCACACCTACGAGCTGTCCCGCTACGGCCTGACCCGCGCCGAGGTCGAGTCGGCGTTCGCGGAGTACAACGCGCTGCGGGCCGAGGTCGACCGCGCCTGA
- a CDS encoding glycosyl hydrolase family 95 catalytic domain-containing protein: MTDSAAVHGTWEPHPAARWEDGFLSGNGHHGALVFGEPDDERVVVTHHTLVRPNGRDPRPPQLAAGLPALQDRLLAGDTTAAESFTDGRPHQWVQPFHPAFQVRLRRPPGDCPGYRRDVDFTTGVVRATCTGWTSRVFVSRADDVIVQQVTGPGLTLDIDLDHRLPGAPAGLGVGHGAVLTAEGALLSLRARYPDSDLACTGVTLLAVTGGTTTLAPPGVHVERARSVLLLTRVHRHTGELDVVREGRALRDLLTAYDELLDRHAALHRTAYERVTLDLAADPAERALPGSELLKRPRSAALLERLFAAGRYHLLSASGLFPPRLTGLWTGDWNTAWSGAFTNDANLNLQTASAAAAALPEVTQAHANLIHRQLPDWRDNARAIFGTRGAVAPGHTDGESGHSYHFNREYPLHLWTAGADWLLKPLVDHDETHGTRDPRTAAALAEVALFYEDFLTRTDEDGRLVVVPSYSPENRPANASWGTLNAAMDLSAARHALRTAAAYHPGPDADRWHALADRLPPHRINADGALAEWAWPGLEDSYDHRHLSHLYGVWPLDEITPYDTPELAAAAHRALELRGAENDSAHGHLHHALIAARLRDGDRVAHALGQVLGGDFFHASLMSAHYPERDVYNADAAHTLPAVLIEMLVQSTPHRLVLLPALPTAYPSGALRGVRTRFGAEIDLTWSPDGATAVIRPGRTHRVELRTSSGTESLHLVAGEDHVLTLRTW; encoded by the coding sequence ATGACCGACTCCGCAGCCGTCCACGGCACGTGGGAGCCGCACCCGGCCGCTCGCTGGGAGGACGGCTTCCTGAGCGGCAACGGCCACCACGGCGCCCTCGTGTTCGGTGAGCCGGACGACGAGCGGGTCGTCGTCACGCACCACACCCTGGTGCGGCCCAACGGCAGGGACCCGCGGCCGCCGCAGCTCGCCGCCGGCCTCCCCGCCCTCCAGGACCGCCTCCTGGCGGGCGACACGACCGCCGCCGAGAGCTTCACGGACGGACGGCCGCACCAGTGGGTGCAGCCCTTCCACCCCGCCTTCCAGGTCCGGCTGCGCCGGCCGCCGGGCGACTGCCCCGGCTACCGGCGCGACGTCGACTTCACCACCGGTGTCGTACGGGCCACCTGTACCGGCTGGACCAGCCGCGTCTTCGTCTCCCGCGCCGACGACGTGATCGTCCAGCAGGTCACCGGGCCCGGCCTCACCCTCGACATCGACCTGGACCACCGGCTGCCCGGCGCCCCCGCCGGACTGGGCGTCGGTCACGGAGCCGTCCTCACCGCCGAGGGCGCCCTGCTGAGCCTGCGCGCCCGCTACCCGGACAGCGACCTGGCCTGCACCGGCGTCACCCTGCTCGCCGTGACGGGCGGCACGACGACCCTCGCACCCCCCGGCGTGCACGTCGAGAGAGCCCGGTCCGTGCTGCTCCTCACCCGGGTGCACCGGCACACCGGCGAACTGGACGTGGTCCGGGAGGGGCGTGCCCTGCGCGACCTGCTCACCGCGTACGACGAGTTGCTCGACCGCCATGCCGCCCTGCACCGCACCGCCTACGAGCGCGTCACCCTCGACCTGGCCGCCGACCCCGCCGAACGGGCGCTGCCGGGGTCCGAGTTGCTGAAGCGGCCCCGCAGCGCCGCCCTGCTGGAGCGCCTGTTCGCGGCCGGCCGCTACCACCTGCTGTCCGCGAGCGGCCTCTTCCCGCCCCGCCTGACCGGACTGTGGACCGGCGACTGGAACACGGCCTGGTCGGGAGCGTTCACCAACGACGCCAACCTCAACCTCCAGACCGCCTCGGCCGCTGCCGCCGCCCTCCCCGAGGTCACCCAGGCCCACGCGAACCTGATCCACCGCCAGCTGCCCGACTGGCGCGACAACGCCCGCGCCATCTTCGGCACCCGGGGCGCCGTCGCACCCGGTCATACCGACGGCGAGTCCGGCCACTCGTACCACTTCAACCGCGAGTACCCGCTGCACCTGTGGACGGCCGGCGCCGACTGGCTGCTCAAACCGCTCGTCGACCACGACGAGACCCACGGCACCCGCGACCCGCGCACCGCCGCCGCGCTCGCCGAAGTCGCCCTGTTCTACGAGGACTTCCTCACCCGCACGGACGAGGACGGCCGGCTCGTCGTCGTCCCCTCCTACTCGCCCGAGAACCGCCCCGCCAACGCGAGCTGGGGCACCCTCAACGCGGCCATGGACCTCTCCGCGGCCCGCCACGCCCTGCGGACCGCCGCCGCCTACCACCCGGGCCCCGACGCCGACCGCTGGCACGCCCTCGCCGACCGGCTCCCACCGCACCGGATCAACGCGGACGGAGCCCTGGCGGAATGGGCCTGGCCGGGCCTTGAGGACTCCTACGACCACCGCCACCTCAGCCACCTCTACGGCGTCTGGCCCCTCGACGAGATCACCCCCTACGACACCCCCGAGCTCGCGGCCGCCGCCCACCGCGCCCTCGAACTGCGCGGCGCCGAGAACGACTCCGCACACGGCCACCTGCACCACGCGCTCATCGCGGCCCGGCTCAGGGACGGCGACCGCGTCGCCCACGCCCTCGGCCAGGTCCTGGGCGGCGACTTCTTCCACGCCTCCCTGATGAGCGCCCACTACCCCGAGCGCGACGTCTACAACGCCGACGCGGCGCACACCCTGCCCGCCGTCCTGATCGAGATGCTCGTGCAGTCGACCCCCCACCGGCTGGTCCTGCTGCCCGCGCTGCCGACGGCATACCCCAGTGGCGCGCTGCGCGGTGTGCGCACCCGGTTCGGGGCCGAGATCGACCTCACCTGGTCCCCGGACGGCGCCACCGCCGTCATCCGGCCGGGCCGCACCCACCGCGTCGAACTGCGGACTTCCTCCGGCACGGAATCCCTCCACCTGGTCGCCGGAGAAGACCACGTCCTCACCCTGAGGACGTGGTAG
- a CDS encoding ABC transporter permease yields MSHSTVPRSRAEADMTEKTPVASGGATGSPEKRPSGKLSLWLRFRRDRVLLLMTLPAVVLVLVFNYLPILGNVVAFQDYDPYISDNGIVSMLNSPFVGMENFQRIFEDSAFWNALQNTLVLFSLQLVLFFPIPILLALLINSVVRPRVRAVAQAVLYLPHFFSWVLVIAVFQQIFGGAGILSQLLRQHDYNGLNIMTDPNTFPLLITAQSVWKDAGWGIIVFLAALASVSPDLYEAAAMDGAGRWRRMWHVTLPALRPVIALLLVLRVGDALTVGFEQILLQRDAVGPGAAEVLDTFVWWNGVRNQDFGYAAAAGLIKGVISIGLVLAANKVAHLMGEQGVYKK; encoded by the coding sequence GTGTCCCACAGCACGGTGCCTCGGAGCAGGGCCGAGGCCGACATGACGGAGAAGACCCCGGTGGCGTCCGGTGGCGCCACCGGTTCACCGGAGAAGCGACCCTCGGGGAAACTGAGCCTGTGGCTCAGGTTCAGACGCGACCGCGTCCTGCTCCTGATGACCCTGCCGGCCGTCGTACTGGTCCTGGTCTTCAACTACCTGCCGATCCTCGGCAACGTCGTCGCCTTCCAGGACTACGACCCCTACATCAGCGACAACGGCATCGTCTCCATGCTGAACAGCCCCTTCGTGGGCATGGAGAACTTCCAGCGGATCTTCGAGGACTCGGCGTTCTGGAACGCCCTCCAGAACACGCTGGTGCTGTTCTCCCTCCAGCTCGTGCTGTTCTTCCCGATCCCGATCCTGCTCGCGCTGCTCATCAACAGCGTGGTCAGGCCCCGGGTGCGGGCGGTGGCACAGGCCGTTCTCTACCTGCCGCACTTCTTCTCCTGGGTGCTGGTCATCGCCGTCTTCCAGCAGATCTTCGGCGGCGCGGGCATCCTCTCCCAGCTGCTGCGGCAGCACGATTACAACGGCCTCAACATCATGACCGACCCGAACACCTTCCCCCTCCTGATCACCGCGCAGAGCGTGTGGAAGGACGCCGGGTGGGGGATCATCGTCTTCCTCGCCGCGCTGGCCTCGGTCAGCCCGGACCTGTACGAGGCCGCCGCGATGGACGGCGCCGGCCGCTGGCGCCGCATGTGGCATGTCACGCTGCCCGCGCTGCGCCCGGTGATCGCCTTGCTGCTGGTCCTGCGGGTCGGCGACGCCCTCACCGTCGGTTTCGAGCAGATCCTGCTGCAACGCGACGCCGTCGGACCGGGCGCGGCCGAGGTCCTCGACACCTTCGTGTGGTGGAACGGCGTGCGCAACCAGGACTTCGGCTACGCGGCCGCCGCAGGACTCATCAAGGGCGTGATCAGCATCGGCTTGGTCCTCGCCGCGAACAAGGTGGCCCATCTTATGGGCGAGCAGGGGGTGTACAAGAAGTGA
- a CDS encoding carbohydrate ABC transporter permease gives MSAVIDKPVKEPGWWEAPPRPAWEEAPSRAGLAGKGLALSLACLAILFPLWIVVVTSLSSRKTIDEAGGLVMVPKDITFIAYKELLSGGQVTRAAIISVLVTLVGTLFSMTVSVLCAYGLSRSGSLGHRWILMMLLATMFFSAGLIPTYLLVQSLGLTDSYLALILPSALSVFNILVLRGFFMGISQELIDSARIDGAGDFRILRQIVMPLSRAVLAVITLFYAVGYWSAWFNASLYLNDQDMMPLQNVMIQLVQKQEAPVGLGQAIKTGQLSGLAVQMAVMVMALLPVAVLSPFIQKHFKKGMLTGAVKG, from the coding sequence GTGAGCGCCGTCATCGACAAGCCGGTGAAGGAACCTGGCTGGTGGGAGGCGCCGCCCCGGCCGGCCTGGGAGGAGGCGCCCTCCAGGGCCGGTCTCGCCGGCAAGGGTCTCGCCCTGTCGCTGGCCTGCCTGGCGATTCTCTTCCCGCTGTGGATCGTGGTCGTCACCAGCCTGTCCTCACGCAAGACCATCGACGAGGCCGGCGGCCTGGTGATGGTGCCCAAGGACATCACCTTCATCGCCTACAAGGAACTGCTCAGCGGCGGCCAGGTCACCCGTGCGGCGATCATCAGCGTCCTCGTCACCCTGGTCGGCACGCTGTTCTCGATGACGGTGTCCGTCCTGTGTGCCTACGGCCTGTCCCGCAGCGGCTCCCTCGGCCATCGCTGGATCCTGATGATGCTGCTGGCGACCATGTTCTTCAGCGCCGGTCTCATCCCGACCTACCTTCTGGTGCAGTCCCTCGGCCTGACCGACAGCTATCTGGCGCTGATCCTGCCGAGTGCCCTCAGCGTCTTCAACATCCTCGTGCTGCGCGGCTTCTTCATGGGGATCTCGCAGGAGCTCATCGACAGTGCGCGGATCGACGGGGCGGGGGACTTCCGGATCCTGCGGCAGATCGTCATGCCGTTGTCGCGGGCGGTGCTCGCCGTTATCACGCTGTTCTACGCCGTCGGGTACTGGAGCGCCTGGTTCAACGCCTCCCTGTACCTGAACGACCAGGACATGATGCCGTTGCAGAACGTCATGATCCAGCTGGTGCAGAAGCAGGAAGCACCGGTCGGGTTGGGCCAGGCCATCAAGACCGGGCAGCTGTCGGGCCTGGCCGTGCAGATGGCCGTCATGGTGATGGCCCTCCTGCCGGTCGCCGTCCTGTCGCCCTTCATCCAGAAGCACTTCAAGAAGGGCATGCTCACGGGGGCCGTCAAGGGGTGA
- a CDS encoding beta-galactosidase: MQERNGPGLSDATRGRLLFGGDYNPEQWPEETWHEDVRLMQDAGVNSVTLGVFSWSKLEPEPGAREFGWLDTLMDLMHENGIGVVLATPTSSPPPWMGRLHPDTLPVTEDGRTEWWGGRQHFSHSSATYRRYAAAITEDLAARYGGHPALTMWHINNEYCTFDHGDEAAAAFRRWLREKYGTLDALNEAWGTAFWSQGYDCWDGVLPPRLPHYMRNPTQVLDFRRFTSDMLLECYTAERDIVRRHTPHIPVTSNFMPLWFGQDAWRWAGEEDVVSVDLYPDPRDPLGAQNGALVQDMTRSQARGPWMLMEQAAGPVNWRGVNHPKPRGLNRLWSLQAVARGADAVCYFQWRQSRQGAEKFHSGMVSHAGEEGRTYQEVKQLGADLAKIAPQVAGRHITANVAVLHDWNAWWAGAQDGRPSSQVEYPDVLRAWHRALWQAHLTTDFAHPEHDLTPYSVVVVPQLYALTDAAIDNLLGYVRQGGTLVCGFLTGVADEDDRVRPGGMDARLRELFGIRTLHEWWPLDPGETVACEGFRGTLWSEEIEPADPDDTTCYKGGELDGMPAVLRKGRAWYLSTLPEPEALRELLARIAGDAGVRPVLDGLPEQVEAVLRGEVLFVLNHGREPVTVEVPGTHHDLLTGTAVTDRVTLGRYGAAVLRP, encoded by the coding sequence ATGCAGGAGCGAAATGGGCCCGGCCTGAGCGATGCCACCCGGGGCCGTCTCCTCTTCGGCGGCGACTACAACCCGGAGCAGTGGCCCGAGGAGACCTGGCACGAGGACGTCCGGCTGATGCAGGACGCCGGCGTCAACTCCGTCACCCTCGGCGTGTTCTCCTGGTCGAAGCTCGAACCCGAGCCCGGCGCACGGGAGTTCGGCTGGCTGGACACGCTGATGGACCTGATGCACGAGAACGGCATCGGTGTCGTCCTCGCCACGCCCACCTCCTCGCCCCCGCCCTGGATGGGCCGGCTGCACCCCGACACCCTGCCCGTCACCGAGGACGGCCGCACCGAGTGGTGGGGCGGCCGCCAGCACTTCTCGCACTCCAGCGCCACCTACCGGCGCTACGCCGCCGCCATCACCGAGGACCTGGCCGCCCGCTACGGCGGCCACCCGGCCCTGACGATGTGGCACATCAACAACGAGTACTGCACCTTCGACCACGGCGACGAGGCCGCCGCCGCCTTCCGCCGCTGGCTGCGCGAGAAGTACGGCACCCTCGACGCCCTCAACGAGGCCTGGGGCACCGCCTTCTGGAGCCAGGGCTACGACTGCTGGGACGGCGTCCTGCCGCCCCGCCTGCCCCACTACATGCGCAACCCCACCCAGGTCCTGGACTTCAGGCGCTTCACCTCCGACATGCTCCTGGAGTGTTACACCGCCGAGCGGGACATCGTCCGGCGTCACACCCCGCACATCCCGGTCACCAGCAACTTCATGCCGCTGTGGTTCGGGCAGGACGCGTGGCGCTGGGCGGGGGAGGAGGACGTCGTCTCCGTCGACCTCTACCCCGACCCGCGTGACCCGCTCGGCGCCCAGAACGGCGCGCTCGTGCAGGACATGACCCGCTCCCAGGCACGCGGGCCCTGGATGCTCATGGAGCAGGCGGCCGGGCCGGTCAACTGGCGGGGCGTGAACCACCCCAAGCCGCGCGGCCTCAACCGGCTGTGGTCACTCCAGGCCGTGGCCCGGGGCGCCGACGCCGTCTGCTACTTCCAGTGGCGGCAGTCCCGGCAGGGCGCGGAGAAGTTCCACTCCGGCATGGTCAGCCACGCGGGGGAGGAAGGCCGTACGTACCAGGAGGTCAAGCAGCTCGGCGCGGACCTGGCGAAGATCGCCCCCCAGGTGGCCGGCCGGCACATCACCGCGAACGTCGCCGTCCTGCACGACTGGAACGCCTGGTGGGCCGGCGCCCAGGACGGCCGGCCGTCCAGCCAGGTGGAATACCCGGACGTCCTGCGCGCCTGGCACCGGGCCCTCTGGCAGGCGCATCTCACCACCGACTTCGCCCACCCCGAGCACGACCTGACGCCGTACTCGGTGGTCGTCGTGCCCCAGCTGTACGCGCTCACCGACGCGGCGATCGACAACCTCCTCGGCTACGTACGGCAGGGCGGCACCCTCGTCTGCGGCTTCCTGACCGGCGTCGCCGACGAGGACGACCGGGTGCGCCCCGGCGGCATGGACGCCCGGCTGCGGGAGCTGTTCGGCATCCGCACGCTGCACGAGTGGTGGCCGCTGGACCCGGGGGAGACCGTCGCGTGCGAGGGCTTCCGGGGCACGCTGTGGTCCGAGGAGATCGAGCCCGCCGACCCCGACGACACGACCTGCTACAAGGGCGGCGAACTGGACGGCATGCCCGCCGTCCTGCGCAAGGGCCGGGCCTGGTACCTCTCCACGCTCCCGGAGCCCGAGGCCCTGCGCGAGCTGCTGGCCCGGATCGCCGGGGACGCGGGCGTCCGGCCGGTGCTCGACGGCCTCCCCGAGCAGGTCGAGGCCGTCCTGCGGGGCGAGGTGCTGTTCGTGCTCAACCACGGCCGCGAGCCGGTGACCGTCGAGGTCCCCGGCACCCACCACGACCTGCTGACGGGGACGGCCGTCACCGACCGGGTCACACTCGGCCGCTACGGGGCGGCGGTGCTGCGGCCATGA
- a CDS encoding sialidase family protein, which yields MRTFHLSRRAVLAGTAATAAVATLPMVQGRAQAADSAATPAYRWRNAVQGGTGFVTGVLFHPTVRGLAYARTDIGGAYRWDDRTDRWIPLTDHIGWDDWNLLGVEAMAVDPAHPNRLYLSLGTYAQSWAGNGAVLRSEDRGATWKRTDLTVKLGANEDGRGCGERLLVDPRDSDTLWLGTRHDGLLKSTDRGATWKAVSFPAAPSATGQGITLLVAAGRAVYAGWGDSDGTSANLYRTADGTTWKAVPGQPEGTAAKVPVRAAYDRHTCELYVTYANAPGPNGQSDGSVHKLRTTTGKWTEVTPVKPGGPTSDGGTDSFGYGGVAVDARRPGTVVVSTNNRWSLVDTLYRTTNGGRTWTSLKDTAVLDVSETPFLTFGADKPKFGWWIQAVGLDPFDSEHIVYGTGATLYGTRDLKNWAPQIRGLEEASIRQLLSPPAGEAHLISGSGDVGVMYHERLTASPSRGMASNPVFGTTTGLALAAAKPSYVVRAGWGDHGNGAWSNDGGKTWAPFKAQPAIAKDAPGPIATNADGSVLLWSFAHWDGTTYPAHRSADNGATWTEVSSYPKGAAPVADPVDPKRFYAFDTATGTLHASTDGGLTFTARATGLNSGDTEFRLVAAPGRSGDLWLSLKWNGLYRSTDGGATFTKAGSCWASYTLGFGKAAEGASYPAVYMVGSTETITAVYRSDDEAKTWTRINDDQHQWGWIGAAITGDPRVYGRVYIATNGRGVQYGEPV from the coding sequence ATGCGCACGTTCCACCTCAGCAGAAGAGCCGTGCTCGCCGGGACCGCTGCCACCGCCGCCGTCGCCACCCTTCCGATGGTCCAGGGGCGGGCACAGGCCGCCGACTCCGCCGCCACTCCCGCCTACCGCTGGCGCAACGCCGTCCAGGGCGGCACCGGATTCGTCACCGGCGTCCTCTTCCACCCCACGGTCCGCGGCCTCGCCTACGCCCGTACCGACATCGGCGGTGCCTACCGCTGGGACGACCGCACCGACCGCTGGATCCCCCTGACCGACCACATCGGCTGGGACGACTGGAACCTGCTCGGTGTGGAGGCCATGGCCGTCGACCCGGCCCATCCGAACCGGCTGTACCTCTCCCTCGGCACGTACGCGCAGTCCTGGGCCGGCAACGGGGCGGTGCTGCGGTCGGAGGACCGCGGCGCGACCTGGAAGCGCACCGACCTCACCGTGAAGCTCGGGGCCAACGAGGACGGGCGGGGATGCGGGGAGCGGCTGCTCGTCGACCCCCGGGACAGCGACACGCTGTGGCTCGGCACCCGGCACGACGGGCTGCTCAAGTCGACCGACCGGGGCGCCACCTGGAAGGCCGTGAGCTTCCCGGCCGCCCCCAGCGCCACCGGCCAGGGCATCACCCTCCTCGTCGCGGCGGGGCGTGCCGTCTACGCCGGCTGGGGCGACTCCGACGGCACCTCCGCGAACCTCTACAGGACCGCCGACGGCACCACCTGGAAGGCCGTCCCCGGGCAGCCCGAGGGCACCGCCGCCAAGGTCCCGGTCCGGGCCGCGTACGACCGGCACACCTGCGAGCTGTACGTGACGTACGCCAACGCCCCGGGCCCGAACGGCCAGTCCGACGGCAGCGTGCACAAGCTGCGTACGACCACCGGGAAGTGGACCGAGGTCACGCCCGTGAAGCCCGGCGGACCGACGAGCGACGGCGGAACCGACTCCTTCGGCTACGGCGGTGTCGCCGTCGACGCCCGTCGCCCCGGCACCGTCGTCGTCTCCACCAACAACCGCTGGTCGCTGGTCGACACCCTGTACCGGACCACCAACGGCGGCCGCACCTGGACGTCCCTGAAGGACACGGCCGTCCTCGACGTCTCCGAGACGCCCTTCCTCACGTTCGGCGCCGACAAGCCCAAGTTCGGCTGGTGGATCCAGGCCGTGGGCCTTGACCCGTTCGACTCCGAGCACATCGTCTACGGCACCGGCGCGACCCTCTACGGCACCCGCGACCTCAAGAACTGGGCCCCGCAGATCCGCGGCCTGGAGGAGGCGTCGATTCGCCAGTTGCTCTCCCCTCCGGCTGGGGAGGCGCATCTGATCAGCGGCTCCGGCGACGTCGGCGTCATGTACCACGAGCGGCTCACGGCATCGCCTTCACGCGGCATGGCGTCGAACCCGGTGTTCGGTACGACGACCGGACTCGCGCTGGCCGCGGCCAAGCCGTCGTACGTCGTCCGGGCCGGATGGGGCGACCACGGCAACGGCGCCTGGTCGAACGACGGCGGCAAGACCTGGGCGCCCTTCAAGGCGCAGCCCGCCATCGCCAAGGACGCGCCGGGGCCGATCGCCACCAACGCCGACGGCAGCGTGCTGCTGTGGTCCTTCGCGCACTGGGACGGCACCACGTACCCGGCCCACCGCTCGGCGGACAACGGCGCCACCTGGACCGAGGTCTCCTCCTACCCGAAGGGTGCCGCCCCGGTCGCGGACCCGGTCGATCCGAAGCGCTTCTACGCCTTCGACACCGCCACCGGCACACTCCACGCCAGCACCGACGGCGGCCTGACCTTCACCGCCCGGGCCACCGGCCTGAACTCGGGCGACACCGAGTTCCGGCTCGTCGCGGCCCCGGGCCGCTCCGGCGACCTGTGGCTGAGCCTGAAGTGGAACGGGCTGTACCGCTCCACCGACGGCGGCGCGACCTTCACCAAGGCCGGCAGCTGCTGGGCGTCGTACACGCTCGGCTTCGGCAAGGCGGCCGAGGGCGCCTCCTACCCGGCGGTCTACATGGTCGGCTCCACCGAGACCATCACCGCCGTCTACCGCTCCGACGACGAGGCGAAGACCTGGACGCGGATCAACGACGACCAGCACCAGTGGGGCTGGATCGGCGCCGCCATCACCGGCGACCCGCGCGTCTACGGCCGGGTCTACATCGCCACCAACGGACGCGGCGTGCAGTACGGGGAGCCCGTCTGA